The Deinococcus yavapaiensis KR-236 DNA window CATGAGAATCCTGTCCAATCGAAGGCTGTTCAGAGGAGGCGACTCGTCTTACAATGCTGTCATATCGGGGCTGAGCCGAAACCGATGGGGAAGTCGATTCGTTCGGCGTACGGGAGGACGGATGAGAAGCGCGCCACAACGACCGACGACGGCCACGAGCGCTCGGGGCGCCGCTCGCGACGCGTCCAAGCCGCTACGCCTCGTGCAAGTCGGCGGCGGCGACGAACGCCGCGAGTGGCTGCGCCAATCGCACCATGACGTGCACTGGGTGGGCCGCGTCGCCCCCGAGGAAAGTGACGCGGCCCTCGAGGGCGTCGCCGACTTGCCGCCCCGCTTCGATTCTCTCGAAGACGCCCTCGCGAACGTGAAGGCGGACGGCGTCCTCGTGACGTCGGAGCCAAGTCGACGCGCGACGGACGTGCGAGAAGCGCTCGATGCCGGCTTGCACGTCCTCGTGGAAAAACCCTTCGCGAGAACGATCGACGAGGCGCACGAGCTCGTTCACGTCGCTCGCGCCCGCACGTTGATCTTGGCCGTCAATCAGTACTACCGCTTCGCGCCCGCGCCGAGGTTGGCGTCGCGGCTCGTGCGTGACGCTAGCCTCGGCGCGGTCGGGGCGGTGCACGTCACGTTTCGCAGCGACCGTGGCCGCTCACTCGCCCCGGGGCAGGAAGCGACGCTCGCACCGCATCCGTTGCTGTTCGACATGGCCGCGCACCACTTCGACCTCATGTGCCTCGTCTTGGGCCGCAGCCCGCTCGAAGTGGCTTGCCGTGTCTGGAATCCGTCTTGGAGCCCCTACCTGGAAGCTGCCAACGCGTCGGCGTCCGTGCTGTTCGAAGGGGGCACGGTCGTGACGTACGAGGGCACGCTCGTGACGTCCGCGCCCCCCACGGCGCTCGGCGGCGAGTGGCGCTTGGAATGCGAGTTCGGCGAGGTGTACTTCACGAGCCGCGGAGATCGCTCTCGAGGCAGCGCGGACCGCCTCATCGTGCGCTCTATCGGCGGCCGAGCGCGCATCGTGCCGTTGCCGCGCCTCACCCACGCGGACCGAGCGGGCGTGCTCGCAGGATTCACGAATGCCGTGCGCGGCGGCGCAGAAGCGGAAACGTCGGCGACGAACAACTTCGCCAGCCTCGCGTTGTGTCTGGGCGCCGCCCATTCGGCCGCGACGGGTACGAGCGTGGTGCTGTCGGATTTCGTGGGACGTACGAACCCGCGAAACAGCGAAGCCCGTTAAACGCCGAGGTTCAGCTTCCCTGGGAAGCTGAACCTCGGCTCGAATATGCGTGTGCGCGCCGCGCCGCGTCCCGCAGTCCTGCACCACGCCTGGCTCCCTTGCGCACGGCTTGGACCCAACGGCCTTTGAGGTCGGCGATACCACGTGACGCAGCACGCTCTTCGGCTTGCCGCGCGTACGCACGATCTTAACAACCTCCTCGAATCCTTTGAAGAACTTCCTGCCAAACTCCACGCAGTGACAACAAGCTTCGAGGAGCCCGGCGAAACGAATCGAACACCCCTCGCGCTTCACGACCGACCGAGCGGCATTTCACTCGCCCGCGACAACGTCGCGAGCGGGTACGTCGCGCCTCCGCTGTCAGCCTCACTCGCTGAACCCATCCTCGATCTCTCGCACAGGAGCGCCCCATGAACTTCGGACCTATGGAAATCATCGTCATCGTGGTCGTCGCCCTCGTCATCTTCGGCCCGAAGAAGCTACCCGAACTTGGCAAGAGCCTCGGGCAGGGGATTCGCGAGTTTCGTCGCGGTACGCGCGAACTCAAGCAGGACCTCGACCTGACCGCTTCGAGCGATCCCGACAAGGCTTGACGATTTTCGCCGCCACGTTCGCTCGCCTCTCACCATCGATCCCCCAAGGAGCTTCACCATGACCGACCGTCCCATCATCCTGCCGTACCCTGACGACGAGCACGATCAACTCGACGACTTCAACGACCTCGGCTTGAAGGCCGATCTGAACATGCTTTCGCGCGCCGTCGTCGATCGTCGCCGCGTTCTCTCGCTGGGCATGGCGGGCATTGCCACGCTCGTCGCGGGCAGCATGGGCCTGTCGCGCGCCGCCGCCCTCGCGCAGAACGCCGCGAGTTGCGTACCCGCCACACCTTCCGAGACCGCCGGACCGTATCCCGCCGATGGAAGTCGCGCGTCCGGCCAAAGCACCAACGTCCTCACGCGCAGCGGCATCGTTCGCAGCGACTTGCACACGAGCCTCGGTACGAAGAACAAAGCGGCCGGCGTACCCCTCACCCTCAAGATGACCCTCGTGGACGTCAACAAGAGTTGCGCGCCCCTCGCCGGGTACGCGGTCTACGCGTGGCACTGCACGGCGGACGGGCAGTACAGCATGTATACCTCCGACGTCATCGGCGAGGACTATCTGCGCGGCGTGCAAGCGACCGGCAAGGACGGCACGCTGACGTTCACGACGATCTTCCCGGGCTGCTACGCGGGTCGCTGGCCGCACGTTCACTTCGAGGTGTTCCCGACCGTCGCGTCCGCCACGGCGGCGCGCAGCCAAGTGCTGACCTCGCAGATCGCGTTGCCCGAAACGACGTGCCGCGCCGTGTACGCGACGCCCGCGTACGGCGAGAGCTCGCGAAACCTCACGGGGACGTCGCTGGAGCGCGACATGGTATTCCGTGACGGGTACGCGTCGCAGATGGCGAAAGTCACAGGCGACGCCAGCAAAGGCTACATCGCCACCATCACCGTCGGATTGGCGCGCTGAGCGCAAGCGATACCTACGGGCCGGACGACCAAGCGCTCGCGTTGCCCGACATCTCGGGGCAAGCGTGACGCTGCGTGCGGCTCGCCCTTTCGAAGGTGCCCGTACCGTTCGTACTCGGTACGGGCACCATGCGTTGGCCGGAGGGACGTTCGCGTACTTGGCGGTGTTGCCCTCGGCAGTGCGGTTCCTGCTGGACTTCTTGTGCCCGTGAACCCGAGGTGGACGAGTTTGGACGCGCAGGGGTGACGCCCCTGGCGACATTCGGGCTCGACGAGTGGTGGCGCCGGTAATTTTGGTGGTGACCCCGATGACGGAACCGCGGAGCTGGGCGCGGACGAGCGTCCTGCTTTGCCGACCTTCCTCGTGGAGCCGTGCAAAGCGCTGGGGCTTCCATGCGGTAGGCGCAATCGCCCAGTCTTCCTTCGCCATTCCCCCATTCCGCACGCATCCCGCACCGGGCATGCTGAAGGAGCGCCCTACGGCGCAGGAAGGCCACCATGAACGGAAACGACATCACCGCCCTGGGTTTCAGGGGCAAGGCCATCGGCCTCGCCCTCGACGCCGCCCGTGAACGCGCGAAAACGGGCGTGACCAACCGCGACGTCCTCACCGAGCTCGCGCACGTTCAGCATCATCCCGAGAGCTTCACCGACGATCCCGACTACGCCGCGCTCGCCCGCGAACTCCTCGGGCAACTGGCGAAAGTGCCCGACGCCTTGCGCGACCGGCCCCTCGCCTACCGCCAGTGGGGTGAAGACCTCATCGAAGAGGGTGCTCGCGCGCAGATGGACACGGCGATGCGCTTGCCGGTAAGCGTGGCGGGCGCGTTGATGCCCGACGCGCACTTCGGCTACGGTCTGCCCATCGGCGGAGTCCTCGCCACCGACAACGCCGTCATTCCTTATGGAGTCGGCGTCGACATCGGGTGCTCGATGAAATTGAGCGTGCTGCCCATCGAGCAGCTCTCCCGCGAGGAGGAGGCGCGCCTGCTGCGCCGCAACACGCGCTTCGGCGCGGGCGGCTCGTGGGAGCGTAAGGTCAGACCCGACCACGACGTCCTCGACGAGGACACCTGGGACGAGTTTCCGCTGCTGCGACAACTGCGAGACAAAGCCGCCGAGCAGATCGGCACCTCGGGCTCCGGCAACCACTTCGTGGAGT harbors:
- a CDS encoding Sec-independent protein translocase subunit TatA/TatB, with protein sequence MNFGPMEIIVIVVVALVIFGPKKLPELGKSLGQGIREFRRGTRELKQDLDLTASSDPDKA
- a CDS encoding Gfo/Idh/MocA family protein; translation: MRSAPQRPTTATSARGAARDASKPLRLVQVGGGDERREWLRQSHHDVHWVGRVAPEESDAALEGVADLPPRFDSLEDALANVKADGVLVTSEPSRRATDVREALDAGLHVLVEKPFARTIDEAHELVHVARARTLILAVNQYYRFAPAPRLASRLVRDASLGAVGAVHVTFRSDRGRSLAPGQEATLAPHPLLFDMAAHHFDLMCLVLGRSPLEVACRVWNPSWSPYLEAANASASVLFEGGTVVTYEGTLVTSAPPTALGGEWRLECEFGEVYFTSRGDRSRGSADRLIVRSIGGRARIVPLPRLTHADRAGVLAGFTNAVRGGAEAETSATNNFASLALCLGAAHSAATGTSVVLSDFVGRTNPRNSEAR
- a CDS encoding intradiol ring-cleavage dioxygenase, translated to MTDRPIILPYPDDEHDQLDDFNDLGLKADLNMLSRAVVDRRRVLSLGMAGIATLVAGSMGLSRAAALAQNAASCVPATPSETAGPYPADGSRASGQSTNVLTRSGIVRSDLHTSLGTKNKAAGVPLTLKMTLVDVNKSCAPLAGYAVYAWHCTADGQYSMYTSDVIGEDYLRGVQATGKDGTLTFTTIFPGCYAGRWPHVHFEVFPTVASATAARSQVLTSQIALPETTCRAVYATPAYGESSRNLTGTSLERDMVFRDGYASQMAKVTGDASKGYIATITVGLAR